A stretch of the Azorhizobium caulinodans ORS 571 genome encodes the following:
- a CDS encoding NAD-dependent epimerase/dehydratase family protein — protein sequence MRVVVAGGTGFVGLNIAAAFHGAGHEVVLFDRSAPPPLFTLPIRFEQGDVRDPQAVVRAMSAGTDLLILGAAITAGAERETREPETILSVNLGALPGLMEAARAAGARRIINLSSAAAYGAAASVADVMDEAVACDPQGLYSITKFASERVVARLADLWGLEAVSVRLSAVFGPWERATGVRDTLSPQAQMLDAARNRQPALLARPGLRDWIYAPDVAEAVLALATAPHWTAPVYNVSTGTRWSTLDWGRALAAHMPGFTCRLAEAGETPTIDLHSATDRPPLAVHRLAADIGWNARFGCADSASHLAHWARTLQNEAIA from the coding sequence GTGCGGGTTGTGGTGGCGGGCGGAACCGGCTTCGTCGGCTTGAACATCGCGGCCGCCTTCCATGGCGCCGGCCATGAGGTCGTTCTGTTCGACCGTTCGGCGCCGCCGCCGCTGTTCACCCTCCCCATCCGCTTTGAGCAGGGCGATGTGCGCGACCCGCAGGCGGTGGTCCGCGCCATGTCCGCCGGCACGGATCTGCTGATCCTCGGGGCCGCCATCACCGCCGGGGCGGAGCGCGAGACGCGCGAGCCGGAGACGATCCTCTCCGTCAATCTCGGCGCCCTGCCCGGCCTCATGGAAGCCGCGCGCGCGGCCGGGGCGCGCCGCATCATCAATCTCAGCTCCGCCGCCGCCTACGGGGCCGCCGCATCGGTGGCGGACGTTATGGATGAGGCCGTCGCCTGCGATCCGCAGGGGCTCTACAGCATCACCAAGTTCGCTTCCGAGCGGGTGGTTGCCCGGCTCGCGGACCTCTGGGGCCTGGAAGCCGTCAGCGTCCGGCTCAGTGCCGTCTTCGGTCCCTGGGAGCGGGCGACGGGCGTGCGGGACACGCTGAGCCCTCAGGCGCAGATGCTGGATGCGGCACGCAACAGGCAGCCTGCCTTGCTCGCCCGCCCCGGCCTGCGAGACTGGATCTATGCGCCCGACGTTGCGGAGGCAGTGCTGGCGCTCGCCACCGCGCCGCATTGGACCGCGCCCGTCTACAACGTCTCGACCGGCACACGCTGGAGCACCCTGGACTGGGGCCGCGCGCTCGCCGCTCACATGCCCGGCTTCACTTGCCGTCTCGCAGAGGCGGGCGAGACGCCGACAATCGACCTGCACTCCGCCACCGACCGGCCGCCGCTGGCGGTCCATCGCCTTGCCGCCGACATCGGCTGGAACGCGCGCTTCGGCTGCGCCGACAGCGCCAGCCATCTCGCCCATTGGGCGCGCACGCTCCAGAACGAGGCCATCGCATGA
- a CDS encoding D-amino-acid transaminase, with translation MDRIAYVNGDFVPLAEARISPLDRGFLFADGIYEVSAVLDGKLVDNDSHLARLKRSVGEIALDLPVTLEELVELERELVRRNSLTEGVVYMQVTRGVADRDFTFPKDAKPTLFMFTQEKNILASKAAETGIRVKSVPDLRWARRDIKSVALLAQVLAKQAAAEAGCQEAWMVQDGFITEGGSSSAFIITANDVVVTRPNSTAVLPGCTRRALLALAAEGTITVEERLFTLDEALAAKEAFIASASSFVQAVVAIDDKPIGTGTPGPLTKRLRELYIAFARQTAV, from the coding sequence ATGGACCGTATCGCCTATGTCAACGGGGACTTCGTGCCCCTCGCCGAGGCCCGCATCTCCCCCCTCGATCGCGGCTTCCTCTTCGCCGACGGCATCTATGAGGTCTCGGCGGTGCTCGACGGCAAGCTGGTGGACAATGACAGCCACCTCGCCCGCCTGAAGCGCTCCGTGGGCGAGATCGCCCTCGATTTGCCCGTGACCCTTGAGGAACTGGTGGAACTGGAGCGCGAGCTGGTCCGCCGCAACAGCCTCACCGAGGGCGTCGTCTACATGCAGGTGACGCGCGGCGTCGCCGACCGGGACTTCACCTTCCCGAAGGATGCCAAGCCCACCCTGTTCATGTTCACGCAGGAGAAGAACATCCTCGCCTCCAAGGCGGCGGAGACCGGCATCCGCGTGAAGTCGGTGCCGGACCTGCGGTGGGCGCGGCGCGACATCAAGAGCGTCGCCCTGCTGGCGCAGGTGCTGGCCAAGCAGGCCGCTGCCGAGGCCGGCTGCCAGGAAGCCTGGATGGTGCAGGACGGCTTCATCACCGAGGGCGGCTCCTCCTCCGCTTTCATCATCACCGCCAATGATGTGGTGGTGACGCGTCCGAACTCCACCGCCGTCCTGCCGGGCTGCACCCGCCGCGCCCTGCTGGCGCTGGCCGCCGAGGGCACCATCACGGTGGAAGAGCGCCTGTTCACGCTGGACGAGGCGCTCGCCGCCAAGGAGGCCTTCATCGCCTCCGCCTCCAGCTTCGTGCAGGCCGTGGTGGCCATTGACGACAAGCCCATCGGAACCGGAACGCCCGGCCCCCTCACCAAGCGCCTGCGCGAGCTCTACATCGCGTTTGCGCGTCAGACGGCTGTCTGA
- a CDS encoding LysR family transcriptional regulator — protein sequence MREGDEPQVSLSLLEIFGAMMRCQTTVEAAEQLGISQPAVSNGLRQLERELGITLFERAHRRLEPTAEALSLYEEIRPLFGVLRSFSLRARDIRQGKSGRIRIVATPPIGHTAAPRALRALLEERPEVSVSYDVRRLSDILAALKEGSADVGIALAIDQDLDVNVEVLHRTHMVALVPVGSALANRSEVTASEVAGHRFVGLEAASRLGQILRSAFDRDHATYDPRVEVRYCSTAAVLAQAGLGIAVVDPYTAEFHHSPELVQRPFSPPCEISVVLLLRKGVPRSRLVHSFIEELRRQFRAPPSG from the coding sequence ATGCGCGAGGGCGACGAACCACAGGTCTCCTTGTCCCTGCTGGAAATCTTCGGCGCGATGATGCGTTGCCAGACGACGGTGGAGGCAGCCGAGCAACTGGGCATCTCCCAGCCGGCGGTCTCCAACGGCCTGCGCCAGCTGGAGCGGGAACTGGGCATCACCTTGTTCGAGCGGGCGCACCGGCGGCTGGAGCCCACCGCCGAGGCGCTCTCGCTCTACGAGGAAATCAGGCCCCTGTTCGGCGTCCTGCGCAGCTTTTCGCTAAGGGCACGGGACATCCGGCAGGGCAAGTCCGGACGCATCCGCATCGTCGCCACCCCGCCCATCGGCCACACCGCCGCGCCGAGGGCGCTGCGGGCCTTGCTGGAGGAGCGGCCGGAGGTCTCCGTTTCCTATGACGTGCGCCGCCTCTCCGACATTCTCGCCGCGCTCAAGGAAGGTTCGGCCGATGTGGGCATTGCGCTCGCCATCGACCAGGACCTCGACGTGAATGTGGAGGTGCTCCACCGCACCCACATGGTGGCGCTTGTTCCTGTAGGCTCGGCTCTGGCGAACCGGTCCGAAGTCACCGCCAGCGAAGTGGCGGGGCATCGCTTCGTGGGGCTGGAAGCGGCATCGCGCCTCGGCCAGATCCTGCGCTCGGCCTTCGACCGCGACCACGCCACCTACGATCCACGGGTGGAGGTGCGTTACTGCTCAACGGCCGCCGTTCTGGCGCAGGCCGGGCTCGGCATTGCCGTCGTCGACCCCTATACGGCGGAATTTCACCATTCGCCGGAGCTGGTCCAGCGTCCGTTCAGCCCGCCCTGTGAGATTTCCGTGGTGCTGCTGCTGCGCAAGGGCGTGCCGCGCTCGCGCCTCGTGCATAGCTTCATCGAGGAATTGCGGCGACAGTTCCGCGCGCCGCCTTCGGGTTGA
- a CDS encoding aspartate/glutamate racemase family protein, whose product MTAKGPILVINPNSDVAVTEALSRAVEPFRLGGGPAIECLTIAESPLGIMTQRDVYEAALRTADLAKARPDASAIVIACYSQPGLDLLRTETRRPVVGMQDAGVLAAMGLADRFGVIAVAEGSIPRHLANLARMGVMSRLAGEVAPARALTVAESGDPSASFDLLREAGTKLKQMGAGAIILGCAGMSPQRGILEEALGIPVVDATQAAVAQALGRVLVGG is encoded by the coding sequence ATGACCGCCAAAGGCCCCATCCTCGTCATCAATCCCAACAGCGATGTCGCCGTCACCGAGGCGCTGTCGCGAGCGGTCGAGCCCTTCCGGCTCGGCGGCGGCCCGGCGATTGAATGCCTCACCATTGCCGAGAGCCCGCTCGGCATCATGACCCAGCGCGACGTCTATGAAGCCGCGCTGCGCACCGCTGATCTCGCGAAGGCGCGGCCGGATGCCTCTGCCATTGTGATTGCCTGCTACTCGCAGCCCGGCCTCGATCTGCTGCGCACGGAGACCCGCCGCCCGGTGGTCGGCATGCAGGATGCCGGCGTTCTCGCGGCCATGGGCCTTGCCGACCGCTTCGGCGTCATCGCGGTGGCGGAAGGCTCCATTCCGCGCCACCTTGCCAATCTCGCCCGCATGGGCGTCATGAGCCGGCTGGCCGGCGAGGTCGCCCCGGCCCGTGCGCTGACGGTGGCCGAGAGCGGCGATCCGTCGGCGAGCTTCGATCTGCTGCGGGAGGCGGGCACGAAGCTCAAGCAGATGGGCGCTGGCGCCATCATCCTCGGCTGCGCCGGCATGTCGCCCCAGCGCGGCATTCTGGAAGAGGCGCTGGGCATTCCGGTGGTGGATGCCACGCAGGCCGCCGTGGCGCAGGCCCTCGGCCGGGTGCTCGTGGGCGGCTGA
- the hydA gene encoding dihydropyrimidinase, whose translation MSDFAFDTVIHGGTIVTATDTYKADIGIRDGRIAAVAESLAGGTKRIDATGRLVMPGGIEGHAHIAQESSTKIMTADDYYTGSVSAAFGGNSSFIPFAAQHRGQSLDDVVAIYDERAAPNSVIDYSYHLIVSDPSPEVLEEQLPRAFARGITSFKVFMTYDLLNLGDGGMLDVLTVAKTHGALTMVHAENNDMVKWMNKRLAAKGLTAPKYHAISRPELAEEEAINRAVTLAKLVDAPLFVVHVSTEAGAAIIRRETQAGVKLFAETCPQYLALTREDLDRPGMEGAKFMCSPPVRDAQTQEALWRHIQAGTFMSVSSDHAPYRYDETGKLFNGADVPYPKIANGMPGIAMRLPWLFSEGVVKGRISANQFVALTSTNAAKVFGMARKGSIAPGFDADIAIWDPNETRVVSLDDQHDNMDYTPFEGLTVTGWPRTVLNRGELVVEERELVATRGRGRFVARDTVDLTGRPGYRAPELDPARNFGADIAP comes from the coding sequence ATGTCTGATTTCGCGTTCGATACGGTCATCCACGGCGGCACCATCGTCACCGCCACCGACACCTACAAGGCGGACATCGGCATCCGCGACGGACGCATCGCCGCCGTCGCGGAAAGCCTTGCGGGCGGCACCAAGCGGATCGATGCCACGGGCCGGCTGGTGATGCCGGGCGGCATTGAGGGCCATGCGCACATCGCGCAGGAAAGCTCCACCAAGATCATGACCGCCGATGATTATTACACCGGCTCGGTCTCGGCGGCCTTCGGCGGCAACTCCTCCTTCATCCCCTTCGCCGCCCAGCATCGCGGCCAGTCGCTGGACGATGTGGTCGCGATCTATGACGAGCGGGCGGCGCCAAATTCCGTCATCGATTATTCCTACCACCTCATCGTCTCCGATCCCTCCCCCGAGGTGCTGGAGGAGCAGCTTCCGCGGGCCTTTGCGCGGGGCATCACCTCTTTCAAGGTCTTCATGACCTACGACCTGCTGAACCTCGGCGATGGCGGCATGCTGGACGTGCTCACCGTCGCCAAGACCCATGGCGCGCTCACCATGGTCCATGCCGAGAATAACGACATGGTGAAGTGGATGAACAAGCGCCTCGCCGCCAAGGGACTGACGGCGCCGAAGTATCACGCCATCTCCCGGCCGGAGCTGGCCGAGGAGGAGGCCATCAACCGCGCGGTGACGCTGGCTAAGCTCGTGGATGCCCCCCTGTTCGTGGTGCATGTGTCGACGGAAGCGGGCGCGGCCATCATCCGCCGGGAGACGCAAGCGGGCGTGAAGCTCTTCGCCGAAACCTGCCCCCAGTATCTCGCCCTCACCCGCGAGGACCTCGACCGGCCGGGCATGGAAGGCGCCAAGTTCATGTGCTCGCCCCCGGTGCGCGATGCGCAGACGCAGGAGGCCCTGTGGCGGCACATTCAGGCGGGCACCTTCATGAGCGTGTCATCCGACCACGCCCCCTATCGCTATGACGAGACCGGCAAGCTCTTCAACGGCGCGGACGTGCCCTATCCGAAGATCGCCAACGGCATGCCCGGCATCGCCATGCGGCTGCCCTGGCTGTTCTCGGAAGGCGTCGTGAAGGGCCGCATCAGCGCCAACCAGTTCGTGGCCCTCACCTCCACCAACGCGGCCAAGGTGTTCGGCATGGCGCGGAAGGGTTCCATCGCCCCCGGCTTCGATGCCGACATCGCCATCTGGGATCCCAACGAGACCCGCGTGGTGTCACTGGACGACCAGCACGACAATATGGACTACACCCCCTTCGAGGGCCTCACCGTCACCGGCTGGCCGCGCACGGTGCTGAACCGGGGCGAACTGGTGGTGGAGGAGCGTGAACTCGTCGCCACGCGCGGCCGCGGCCGCTTCGTCGCCCGCGATACGGTGGACCTCACCGGCCGTCCCGGCTATCGCGCCCCCGAACTCGATCCCGCGCGCAATTTCGGCGCGGACATCGCCCCCTGA
- a CDS encoding GntR family transcriptional regulator has product MSPRPRTRRDTPASLADQAVDRLRDMIVFLDLAPGAVLSERRLVEALGASRTPIREALKQLSAEGLVLLRPNRPAMVAPLDPEELRHLFEVEVALESFAASLAATRMAEADFDRLARYQSEMEERHAAGDRVSYIRINRKIHLLIVAGSGNPALSEVHARLIGRLQRARNIGLSSLGRVEESIEEHRQILAALRRRDGEMTRMLMARHVARTGGLFADYCAAARIESSEVRAAGRRRLGSMARPLPERGNV; this is encoded by the coding sequence ATGAGCCCCCGGCCGCGCACCCGCCGCGACACGCCCGCCTCGCTGGCCGATCAGGCAGTGGACCGGCTGCGGGACATGATCGTCTTCCTGGATCTGGCGCCCGGTGCGGTGCTCAGCGAGCGGCGTCTGGTGGAGGCCCTCGGCGCCTCGCGCACGCCCATCCGCGAGGCGCTGAAGCAGCTCTCCGCCGAAGGGCTCGTCCTGCTGCGGCCGAACCGCCCCGCCATGGTGGCGCCGCTCGACCCGGAGGAACTGCGGCACCTGTTCGAGGTGGAAGTGGCATTGGAGAGCTTTGCCGCGAGCCTCGCCGCGACCCGCATGGCCGAGGCCGATTTCGACCGCCTCGCCCGCTACCAGAGCGAGATGGAGGAGCGGCACGCAGCCGGCGACCGGGTGTCCTATATCCGCATCAATCGCAAGATCCACCTGCTCATCGTCGCGGGCTCCGGCAATCCGGCGCTCTCCGAGGTGCACGCCCGGCTCATCGGACGCCTCCAGCGGGCGCGCAACATCGGCCTGTCGTCGCTCGGGCGGGTGGAGGAATCCATCGAGGAACACCGGCAGATCCTCGCCGCGCTCCGGCGGCGCGACGGGGAGATGACACGCATGCTCATGGCCCGCCACGTGGCCCGCACCGGCGGCCTCTTCGCCGATTATTGCGCCGCCGCCCGGATCGAAAGCAGCGAAGTCCGCGCGGCGGGACGGCGCCGGCTGGGATCAATGGCGAGGCCCTTGCCCGAGAGGGGAAATGTATAA
- a CDS encoding hydroxyisourate hydrolase, producing the protein MAQAGGISIHGVDIAQGVAARGLQVKVYALDPERRLITEGVLGANGVFDDPIITGAGITAGTYEVEFALGAWLKANGYGAREAAFLDIVPFRFVVTRVEEHYHLPFKFTPWGIQLFRGV; encoded by the coding sequence ATGGCGCAGGCGGGCGGAATCTCCATCCATGGGGTCGATATCGCGCAGGGCGTCGCCGCGCGGGGCCTGCAGGTGAAGGTCTATGCCCTCGATCCGGAGCGGCGGCTGATCACCGAAGGCGTTCTCGGCGCCAATGGCGTGTTCGACGATCCCATCATCACCGGCGCCGGTATCACGGCGGGCACCTATGAGGTGGAGTTTGCGCTGGGCGCCTGGCTCAAGGCGAATGGCTATGGCGCGCGGGAGGCGGCCTTCCTCGACATCGTGCCGTTCCGCTTCGTCGTCACGCGGGTGGAGGAGCATTACCATCTGCCGTTCAAGTTCACGCCCTGGGGCATCCAGCTGTTTCGCGGCGTGTGA
- a CDS encoding ABC transporter permease: MRRDWETFSFHLVIGLIAVLALILLVAPTAIVLIVSFTSGFSLRFPPPGYSLRWYAALWDAWQLQFAAMNSLKVAAWATGLSILFGTAAGLGISRSSRLSAKLMDGLFMSPLILPALAFGLSSLMFFSALGLPVSPFTLIIGHTVVCVPYVVRNTVAALSQLDPTLLECSSSLGAGKVYTFRRITLPLIRPGILAGGFIAFMSSFDNVPVSLFLRDAATDMLPIRMWQDLEGKLDVTIAALSGVLIVFTVALIMVMERFTGLSRRLA; this comes from the coding sequence ATGCGGCGCGACTGGGAAACCTTCTCCTTCCACCTCGTCATCGGCCTCATCGCGGTGCTGGCGCTGATCCTGCTGGTGGCCCCGACGGCGATCGTGCTCATCGTCTCCTTCACCAGCGGCTTCTCCCTGCGCTTTCCTCCGCCCGGCTATTCGCTGCGCTGGTATGCGGCGCTGTGGGATGCCTGGCAGCTCCAGTTCGCCGCCATGAACAGCCTGAAGGTCGCCGCGTGGGCGACGGGGCTCTCCATCCTCTTCGGCACGGCGGCGGGGCTCGGCATCTCCCGTTCCTCCCGGCTGTCAGCCAAGCTGATGGACGGGCTGTTCATGTCGCCCCTCATCCTGCCGGCGCTCGCCTTCGGCCTGTCGTCGCTGATGTTCTTCTCGGCGCTCGGGCTTCCCGTCTCGCCCTTCACCCTCATCATCGGCCACACGGTGGTGTGCGTGCCCTATGTGGTGCGCAATACGGTGGCGGCGCTCTCCCAGCTCGATCCGACGCTACTGGAATGCTCCTCAAGCCTCGGGGCGGGCAAGGTCTATACCTTCCGCCGCATCACCCTGCCGCTGATCCGACCGGGCATCCTCGCCGGCGGGTTCATCGCCTTCATGTCGTCCTTCGACAATGTGCCGGTGTCGCTGTTCCTGCGCGATGCCGCCACCGACATGCTGCCCATCCGCATGTGGCAGGATCTGGAAGGCAAGCTGGACGTGACCATCGCCGCCCTCTCCGGCGTTCTGATCGTCTTCACCGTCGCCCTCATCATGGTGATGGAGCGCTTCACCGGCCTGTCGCGGCGCCTCGCCTGA
- a CDS encoding ABC transporter permease, whose amino-acid sequence MATTAPTAYDVKLAFPLGAFLAVFFLAPLAVLLVLSFQVDPKGTAYGLNQYGQFLGDAFSLGVLGNTLLLGLKVTALCLLMGYPVAYAYTRVGPRLKSLIILIVLMPLLTSVVVRTFAWIVILGRQGIVNSALMSMGIISTPLRLIYTDLGLVVALAQVQMPLMVLPLITAIGRIDPNLTDASLSLGSGAWRTFLRVTLPLSLPGIIAGSMLTYAAAITAFITQSLVGGGQMLFMPMYIYQQASTLQNWPFAAAISIIFLVAVLAVVMVFNLLGRLSRGYAST is encoded by the coding sequence ATGGCGACCACCGCGCCCACCGCCTATGACGTGAAACTCGCCTTTCCACTGGGCGCGTTTCTGGCCGTCTTCTTCCTCGCGCCGCTGGCGGTGCTGCTGGTGCTGAGCTTTCAAGTGGACCCCAAGGGCACCGCCTATGGGCTCAACCAGTATGGCCAGTTTCTGGGCGATGCCTTCAGCCTCGGCGTGCTGGGCAACACTCTGCTGCTCGGCCTCAAGGTCACGGCGCTGTGCCTGCTCATGGGCTATCCGGTGGCCTATGCCTATACGCGCGTCGGGCCGCGACTGAAGAGCCTCATCATCCTCATCGTGCTGATGCCGCTCCTCACCTCCGTGGTGGTGCGCACCTTTGCCTGGATCGTCATTCTGGGGCGGCAGGGCATCGTCAATTCCGCCCTCATGTCCATGGGGATCATCTCGACGCCGCTGCGCCTCATCTATACCGACCTCGGCCTCGTGGTGGCGCTGGCGCAGGTGCAGATGCCGCTCATGGTGCTGCCGCTCATCACCGCTATCGGGCGTATCGACCCGAACCTCACGGACGCCTCGCTCTCGCTGGGCTCCGGGGCCTGGCGCACCTTCCTGCGGGTGACGCTGCCGCTGTCGCTGCCGGGCATCATCGCCGGCTCCATGCTCACCTATGCCGCGGCCATCACCGCCTTCATCACCCAGAGCCTCGTGGGCGGCGGGCAGATGCTGTTCATGCCCATGTACATCTATCAGCAGGCCTCCACGCTCCAGAACTGGCCGTTCGCGGCCGCCATTTCCATCATCTTCCTCGTCGCCGTGCTGGCGGTGGTGATGGTGTTCAACCTGCTCGGCCGCCTGTCGCGCGGCTATGCCAGCACCTGA
- a CDS encoding ABC transporter substrate-binding protein: MDLNRRSLFKTALALGAMQVFPGISYAQARPLVFATFTGSWEEAHKAVLVPAFRKMTDNAPIVLDPMLSVDQIAKVKAAAANPPIDVMLHDPGPALIAIGEGLVEPYPVAKSAYYKDLISEAQVDTGPAPFFQVVGLTYNPETVKTPPTSWADLWKPEFKGRVGITNLNSTLGTGFLVEIARMHGGSEANVEPGFAALEKLKPNLAAVAANPGALASLFQQGQVDISPGNFNAIQILKAQGVPVEFVAPKEGAIAFKTTMHIVKNSPNQELAFKLIEAALSPEVQAKLMAAPYLVVPTNSKVPMTGEIAKVLAKDADEMKKKFVFQDWKTINTQRSAWIERFNREIKI, encoded by the coding sequence ATGGACCTCAACCGCCGCTCCCTGTTCAAGACCGCCCTCGCCCTCGGCGCCATGCAGGTCTTCCCCGGCATCTCTTATGCACAGGCGCGACCGCTCGTCTTCGCCACCTTCACAGGCAGCTGGGAGGAGGCGCACAAGGCGGTGCTCGTGCCCGCCTTCCGCAAGATGACGGACAACGCCCCCATTGTGCTCGATCCGATGCTCTCGGTGGATCAGATCGCCAAGGTGAAGGCGGCCGCCGCCAACCCGCCCATCGACGTGATGCTGCACGATCCCGGCCCGGCGCTCATCGCCATCGGCGAGGGGCTGGTCGAGCCCTATCCGGTGGCCAAGAGCGCCTATTACAAGGATCTCATCTCCGAGGCGCAGGTGGACACCGGCCCAGCCCCCTTCTTCCAGGTGGTGGGCCTCACCTACAATCCCGAGACGGTGAAGACCCCGCCCACCTCCTGGGCGGACCTCTGGAAGCCGGAGTTCAAGGGCCGGGTCGGCATCACCAACCTCAACTCCACCCTCGGGACGGGCTTCCTGGTGGAGATCGCCCGGATGCACGGCGGCTCCGAGGCCAATGTGGAGCCGGGCTTTGCGGCGCTGGAGAAGCTGAAGCCCAATCTCGCGGCAGTGGCGGCCAATCCGGGCGCGCTGGCGAGCCTCTTCCAGCAGGGGCAGGTGGACATCTCCCCCGGCAATTTCAACGCCATCCAGATCCTGAAGGCGCAGGGCGTGCCGGTGGAATTCGTGGCGCCAAAGGAAGGCGCCATCGCCTTCAAGACCACCATGCACATCGTGAAGAACTCGCCCAATCAGGAACTGGCCTTCAAGCTCATCGAAGCGGCGCTCTCGCCGGAGGTGCAGGCCAAGCTCATGGCCGCGCCCTATCTGGTCGTGCCCACCAACAGCAAGGTGCCCATGACCGGCGAGATCGCGAAGGTGCTCGCGAAGGATGCGGACGAGATGAAGAAGAAGTTCGTCTTCCAGGACTGGAAGACCATCAACACCCAGCGCTCCGCCTGGATCGAGCGGTTCAACCGCGAAATCAAGATCTGA
- a CDS encoding ABC transporter ATP-binding protein, with the protein MQTGTQSEGGRALVVDGVTHRYGSSTAVENINLDIRSGELVALLGPSGCGKTTLLRIIAGFIRQTEGRIILGDEVVDDLGPNRRRIGIVFQNYALFPHLSIAENVAYGPAAQGVSKAEREAETKRLLDLVKLGHLADRLPRQLSGGQQQRVALARALAIKPRILLLDEPFAALDKNLRLDMQIEIKRLQRLSGITTVMVTHDQEEALSMADRVAVLSQGRLEQFASPTDIYDRPESLFVNTFVGSANQLAGQVLSAEAGGAIIRLDAGAELRARTPSSPLVAGQRCTVCLRPEHLEIADDPSGFAAVVEMGLPLGPTVVHEVRGADGAGIKVSEPRRAGTALLATGTPVRVRPLSADLATAYPAA; encoded by the coding sequence ATGCAGACAGGGACCCAATCCGAGGGCGGCCGCGCGCTGGTGGTGGATGGCGTCACCCATCGCTACGGATCGAGCACCGCGGTGGAGAACATCAATCTCGACATCCGCTCCGGCGAACTGGTGGCACTGCTCGGCCCATCGGGCTGCGGCAAAACCACCTTGCTGCGCATCATCGCCGGCTTCATCCGCCAGACCGAAGGCCGCATCATCCTCGGCGACGAGGTGGTGGATGATCTGGGGCCGAACCGCCGCCGCATCGGCATCGTGTTCCAGAACTATGCCCTCTTCCCCCACCTCTCCATTGCCGAGAACGTCGCCTACGGCCCGGCCGCGCAGGGCGTATCCAAGGCCGAGCGCGAGGCCGAGACGAAACGTCTGCTCGATCTGGTGAAGCTCGGGCATCTCGCCGACCGCCTGCCGCGCCAGCTCTCCGGCGGGCAGCAGCAGCGCGTGGCACTCGCCCGCGCGCTCGCCATCAAGCCGCGCATCCTGCTGCTGGACGAGCCCTTCGCGGCGCTCGACAAGAATTTGCGCCTCGACATGCAGATCGAGATCAAGCGCCTCCAGCGCCTCTCCGGCATCACCACGGTGATGGTGACGCACGATCAGGAAGAAGCTCTCTCCATGGCCGACCGCGTGGCGGTTCTGAGCCAGGGACGCCTCGAACAGTTCGCCTCGCCCACCGACATCTATGACCGGCCGGAAAGCCTGTTCGTGAACACCTTCGTCGGCAGCGCCAACCAACTCGCCGGTCAGGTCCTCTCCGCCGAAGCGGGCGGCGCCATCATCCGCCTCGATGCAGGCGCGGAACTCCGTGCCCGCACTCCCTCCAGTCCCCTGGTCGCCGGCCAGCGCTGCACCGTGTGCCTGCGGCCCGAGCATCTGGAAATCGCCGACGACCCGTCGGGGTTTGCCGCCGTGGTGGAAATGGGCCTGCCGCTCGGCCCCACGGTTGTTCACGAGGTGCGCGGTGCGGATGGCGCCGGCATCAAGGTGTCCGAGCCCCGCCGCGCCGGAACGGCGCTGCTGGCCACCGGCACGCCCGTGCGCGTGCGCCCCCTCTCCGCCGACCTTGCCACCGCTTATCCCGCCGCCTGA